Proteins encoded together in one Sceloporus undulatus isolate JIND9_A2432 ecotype Alabama chromosome 4, SceUnd_v1.1, whole genome shotgun sequence window:
- the SLC25A32 gene encoding mitochondrial folate transporter/carrier isoform X2 → MTLCITNPIWVTKTRLVLQYEAGTDPSKRQYKGMLDALIKIYKHEGIHGLYKGFVPGLFGTSHGALQFMAYEELKSKYNKYRNRQVDLKLSTLEYIIMAALSKIFAVSATYPYQVVRARLQDQHNKYSGVVDVIRKTWRNEGVHGFYKGIVPNVIRVTPACCITFVVYENVSHLLLGLKTGA, encoded by the exons ATGACCCTGTGTATTACAAATCCAATCTGGGTAACAAAGACTCGACTTGTGTTACAATATGAAGCTGGCACTGACCCATCAAAGAGGCAGTATAAAGGGATGCTTGATGcccttataaaaatatataagcatgaaggaatacatggccTATATAAG GGATTTGTCCCTGGTTTGTTTGGAACATCACATGGAGCACTTCAGTTCATGGCTTATGAAGAGCTgaaatcaaaatacaataaataccGAAACAGACAGGTTGATTTGAAATTG AGCACTTTAGAAtatatcatcatggcagccctatCAAAGATATTTGCAGTTTCAGCAACATACCCATATCAAGTTGTGAGGGCACGTCTCCAGGATCAGCACAACAAATACTCAGGTGTAGTTGACGTCATCCGTAAGACATGGAG GAATGAAGGAGTACATGGATTTTACAAAGGAATTGTACCTAATGTGATCAGAGTCACTCCTGCATGCTGTATTACATTTGTAGTATATGAAAATGTATCTCATTTGCTACTTGGCTTGAAGACTGGTGCCTGA
- the CTHRC1 gene encoding collagen triple helix repeat-containing protein 1 isoform X2 codes for MLEDGQYNGMCMQGPIGVPGRDGNPGVNGIPGTPGIPGRDGLKGEKGECMRESFEESWTPNYKQCSWSALNYGIDLGKIAECTFTKMRTNSALRVLFSGSLRLKCKNACCQRWYFTFNGAECAGPLPIEAIIYLDQGSPEMNSTINIHRTSSVEGLCEGISAGLVDIAVWVGTCSDYPRGDASTGWNSVSRIIIEELPK; via the exons TACAATGGAATGTGCATGCAAGGACCTATTGGTGTTCCTGGAAGGGATGGAAACCCAGGAGTCAATGGAATCCCTGGAACACCTGGGATCCCTGGCCGTGATGGGctcaaaggagaaaaaggagaatgtATGCGAGAAAGCTTTGAGGAGTCTTGGACGCCAAACTATAAACAGTGCTCATGGAGTGCTCTGAACTATGGCATAGACCTTGGAAAAATTGCA GAATGCACATTTACAAAGATGCGTACCAACAGTGCTTTGAGAGTCCTCTTCAGTGGATCACTTCGACTCAAATGCAAAAATGCCTGTTGTCAACGCTGGTATTTTACATTTAATGGGGCTGAATGTGCTGGACCACTTCCTATTGAAGCTATAATTTATTTAGATCAAGGAAGCCCAGAAATGAATTCTACTATTAACATACACCGTACCTCTTCAG TGGAAGGATTATGTGAAGGAATCAGTGCTGGTCTGGTGGACATTGCTGTTTGGGTTGGTACCTGCTCAGATTATCCAAGAGGAGATGCTTCAACTGGATGGAACTCAGTCTCTCGTATTATTATAGAAGAATTGCCTAAATAG